A window from Planctomicrobium piriforme encodes these proteins:
- a CDS encoding DUF4132 domain-containing protein yields MVTASRSLEFSDGSSNKFWNIELNGTEHTVTFGKIGTSGQSQTKNFGSEDEAKKSYDKLVAEKSKKGYVDKAGATGASATKLTASKPAAPKVTAKTTATSHADDAALTVASPTVSTPVASTLTADVDLGISREFDLTVEDWGHAHFRRSSRHERGTAAPFDIAHCTAKLAKLKTNTYGWEVRWDDLRLPPAISREEAHFWLVAITEWSGRETALDKFAENLAKPKKPYDGKLTVDQAWTMLMEKKRSLAAPVGLSLVMLFGSDGYVQLMLEHPEIQGRDYEVSRIESVLLEGFVRYVLPYLDDKDSEKIKKQIAKNWDPTQTPSSFYERFPFAYYLAAVLGMPDHVYQVTSQLEPQRYLGDEWTDHYQRPQDLVLGLGNPELIASEWRRLHLKMRSGNDVRRFVGCTEDTALDCVVQSVLKQTNKDACEEQLKALALVRTPTAAVAMLECKLSAKVPSPARDWLDKNVGRSIVGLVETAAGTGKMADAAVEYLRGAKAKGFGSAIQAAIKSCPNPIATAKVQAEVLDYETKTYQPLDAKSTPEWLSEAVNAVGKIKAKRLPGWASAATLPPLCIGEKRLNDEQTALVLQLLAAAPMTTKHPLLTALRDNLPRATRDEFAWGLFRVWQEDGFPSKDKWAMGAIGHLGDDGCVLKLTPMIRVWPGESQHARAVFGLECLRAIGSSVALMQLSGIAQKMKFKGLKTKAEQFVGEIAKERGLTRDELEDRVVPDCGLDEQGKRTFSFGPRSFSFVLTGDLKPMVRDEAGKLRPNLPDPNAKDDAAIAKESLAEWKLLKKQIKDVATIQAGRLEQSMVTGRRWKAEDYEELLVRHPLMTHLVQKVVWAGFDAQGNRLMTFRVTEERDYADPEDHSLSLGQVVTVGVIHPLQMTEAERESWGQVLGDYEIVSPFPQLSRLSYSLEPGEESEDDIQRYNSVRLAAPTLVFGLEKMNWVRGVGLDGGGFDEHSKQFPAANVTAVCCYSGTVGMGYIDPNENLQIEGIYFCSGLRPPSGYGGWHYGSNSKDARIKLKDVPPVVISEVIADMQVLKSKAK; encoded by the coding sequence ATGGTCACCGCCTCCCGTAGTCTGGAATTCTCTGACGGGAGCTCCAATAAATTCTGGAATATCGAGCTGAACGGAACCGAACACACGGTGACGTTTGGCAAGATCGGAACGAGCGGGCAATCGCAGACGAAGAACTTCGGCAGCGAGGATGAGGCGAAGAAGTCTTATGATAAACTTGTCGCCGAGAAGTCGAAGAAGGGGTACGTCGACAAAGCCGGGGCAACGGGGGCGTCTGCAACGAAGTTGACGGCGTCAAAACCCGCCGCCCCCAAGGTAACTGCAAAAACCACGGCGACATCGCATGCGGATGACGCCGCTTTGACAGTCGCCTCGCCGACGGTGTCGACACCTGTCGCGAGTACTCTGACGGCGGACGTTGATCTCGGCATTTCTCGCGAGTTCGATCTTACCGTTGAAGACTGGGGACATGCGCACTTCCGTCGTTCATCCCGTCATGAGCGTGGTACGGCAGCTCCGTTTGATATTGCTCATTGCACCGCGAAACTGGCGAAACTGAAAACGAACACATATGGCTGGGAGGTCAGGTGGGATGACCTAAGACTGCCGCCGGCCATCTCACGGGAGGAGGCACATTTCTGGCTGGTGGCGATCACCGAGTGGTCCGGGCGAGAGACGGCACTGGACAAGTTTGCGGAGAATCTGGCCAAGCCTAAGAAGCCGTATGACGGGAAACTGACCGTCGATCAGGCCTGGACGATGTTAATGGAAAAGAAGCGGAGTCTCGCTGCTCCGGTGGGATTATCACTGGTGATGCTGTTCGGATCTGATGGGTATGTCCAATTGATGCTCGAGCACCCCGAGATTCAGGGGCGTGACTACGAAGTGTCGCGCATTGAATCCGTTCTATTGGAAGGGTTCGTGAGGTACGTCCTTCCATACCTCGATGACAAGGACAGCGAGAAGATCAAAAAGCAGATTGCCAAAAACTGGGATCCGACGCAAACTCCAAGTTCGTTCTATGAACGCTTTCCCTTCGCCTACTATCTCGCTGCTGTGTTAGGAATGCCGGACCATGTCTATCAGGTCACTAGTCAACTCGAACCGCAGCGGTATCTTGGTGATGAATGGACTGACCACTACCAGCGACCTCAAGATCTGGTTCTCGGACTCGGCAATCCGGAACTGATCGCCTCCGAGTGGCGACGACTCCATCTCAAGATGCGATCGGGTAACGATGTCCGAAGATTTGTCGGTTGCACCGAAGACACCGCGCTCGACTGTGTTGTTCAATCGGTCCTGAAGCAGACCAATAAGGACGCCTGCGAAGAACAGTTGAAAGCCCTGGCGCTGGTGCGGACGCCAACAGCGGCAGTGGCAATGCTGGAATGCAAACTCTCGGCGAAAGTTCCCTCCCCGGCGCGTGACTGGCTCGATAAAAACGTCGGACGTTCCATCGTCGGTCTGGTGGAAACGGCTGCGGGGACCGGAAAGATGGCAGATGCCGCCGTCGAGTACTTGCGAGGCGCGAAAGCCAAAGGTTTCGGTTCTGCCATCCAAGCTGCCATCAAGTCCTGCCCAAATCCCATCGCAACGGCCAAAGTGCAGGCAGAAGTTCTCGATTATGAAACGAAGACTTACCAACCACTCGATGCCAAGTCGACGCCTGAGTGGCTGTCCGAGGCTGTGAACGCTGTCGGCAAAATCAAAGCAAAACGGCTCCCAGGCTGGGCGTCTGCGGCGACGCTGCCGCCGCTTTGCATTGGTGAAAAACGATTGAACGATGAACAGACAGCATTAGTGCTACAGCTTTTGGCAGCGGCGCCAATGACCACTAAGCACCCACTTTTAACAGCGTTACGAGATAACCTGCCGAGGGCGACCCGTGATGAGTTTGCGTGGGGACTCTTTCGCGTTTGGCAAGAGGATGGGTTCCCTTCCAAAGACAAATGGGCGATGGGGGCCATTGGGCACTTGGGCGATGACGGGTGTGTTTTAAAGCTGACGCCGATGATTCGCGTCTGGCCGGGTGAAAGCCAGCATGCCCGCGCGGTCTTCGGACTGGAATGTCTGAGGGCAATTGGCAGCAGCGTTGCCCTGATGCAATTGTCGGGCATTGCTCAGAAAATGAAGTTCAAAGGCCTGAAGACCAAAGCGGAACAGTTTGTCGGTGAAATCGCCAAAGAGCGTGGATTGACGCGAGACGAACTCGAAGACCGCGTGGTCCCGGACTGTGGTCTCGATGAGCAGGGGAAGCGTACCTTCTCCTTCGGTCCGCGTTCGTTCTCCTTCGTGCTGACCGGAGATCTCAAGCCGATGGTCCGTGACGAAGCAGGAAAATTGCGCCCCAACCTGCCCGATCCCAATGCGAAAGATGATGCTGCAATCGCAAAGGAATCGCTTGCAGAATGGAAATTGCTGAAGAAGCAGATCAAGGATGTGGCGACGATACAGGCAGGGCGGCTCGAACAATCGATGGTCACCGGCCGCCGATGGAAAGCAGAAGACTACGAAGAGCTGCTCGTGAGGCATCCTCTCATGACGCACCTGGTGCAGAAAGTCGTCTGGGCAGGCTTTGACGCCCAGGGAAATCGCCTGATGACGTTTCGTGTCACAGAAGAACGCGACTACGCTGACCCCGAAGATCACTCACTGAGTCTGGGCCAGGTCGTAACAGTCGGCGTGATTCACCCGTTGCAGATGACAGAAGCAGAAAGAGAGAGCTGGGGGCAGGTACTCGGCGATTATGAGATCGTCTCCCCGTTTCCCCAACTCAGTCGACTATCTTACTCGCTGGAGCCCGGTGAAGAGTCCGAGGATGATATTCAGCGGTACAATAGCGTTCGGCTTGCGGCTCCAACACTTGTCTTTGGTTTGGAAAAAATGAACTGGGTACGCGGCGTGGGTTTGGACGGAGGAGGCTTCGACGAACACTCGAAGCAGTTCCCCGCGGCGAACGTGACCGCCGTCTGCTGTTACAGCGGCACCGTCGGCATGGGTTACATCGACCCGAATGAAAATCTGCAGATCGAAGGGATCTACTTCTGTTCTGGACTGCGGCCCCCATCGGGGTATGGCGGCTGGCATTACGGCTCGAACAGCAAAGACGCACGCATCAAGCTGAAAGACGTTCCACCAGTTGTGATCAGCGAAGTCATCGCGGACATGCAAGTCCTCAAGAGCAAGGCGAAGTGA
- a CDS encoding WD40 repeat domain-containing protein yields MKIEELGLVDDENELYRQVNQLLLDRQYEQLETLAQKYRDEKSQTQLEVSKLDLFYISLTSPTRGQSQSYRQAVEDRVSQLETWVSERPSYTAQVALGWGLSDVAWAARGGGLADTITNEASRAMDDACDRAELVLQEAASHRVQDAARPWAEMTLGNLRSYSPQRMRKLMKEVSTINPWNRSAIGALVNYSLPRWHGEPGGLVTLADDLARDQQQETGEFNYALVADLAYEYGEFRRFSKDGFDWKRVRQGYLDWARHSPDLPIIWGKLAFYARIADDRETARDAFQRLQGVYSEGCWETKDRFQQCLAWAFDDGQPGQAECIIELGGEHPTSVSFANHGRQVLPYIESTWVSRYSPQTGKLIKEDRIWPNRFSGLTADSLGKYMFLALSRPSDGGFNIVRIDAADTELKLVGSTDDSFQALTASPTGNAVAMIAEGGQIRLWDLTSEPTPSLTVINDVGKDSQSLAISPDGKFVASARGQTVTVWDVKSRKALRTWNTLGNPVYGVRWAPDGKSIASFGWHPSVQIWNPDNGQQIAELKGDHDGYFCGEFTPDSQLFITGTFSYARPNPPGEVIVFDLGQNTIRARYQGHRMSICGMAVSAEGNRFATASDDGSIRVWAVPTK; encoded by the coding sequence GTGAAGATCGAGGAACTCGGTCTCGTCGATGATGAAAACGAGTTGTATCGTCAGGTCAATCAGCTTCTCCTGGACAGGCAGTACGAACAACTGGAGACGTTGGCCCAGAAGTATCGAGACGAGAAGTCGCAGACGCAGTTAGAAGTCTCGAAACTCGACCTGTTCTACATCTCGCTCACGAGCCCGACACGCGGGCAAAGTCAAAGCTACCGTCAGGCGGTAGAAGATCGGGTCTCTCAGCTTGAGACCTGGGTGAGCGAGCGTCCCAGTTACACGGCTCAAGTCGCATTAGGCTGGGGGCTCAGCGATGTCGCCTGGGCCGCGCGTGGCGGCGGCCTCGCCGACACCATTACAAACGAAGCCAGTCGAGCCATGGATGATGCCTGCGATCGCGCTGAACTCGTCCTGCAAGAGGCGGCGTCTCATCGCGTTCAGGATGCGGCCCGTCCCTGGGCAGAAATGACTCTGGGAAATCTGCGGTCTTATTCTCCGCAGCGGATGAGAAAGCTGATGAAAGAGGTGTCGACGATCAATCCGTGGAATCGCAGCGCGATTGGTGCACTGGTGAATTATTCACTGCCGCGGTGGCACGGGGAACCCGGAGGTCTGGTGACGCTGGCTGATGATCTGGCGCGCGATCAACAGCAGGAGACCGGCGAATTTAACTATGCTCTCGTGGCCGACCTGGCATACGAGTACGGAGAATTTCGTCGTTTTTCGAAGGATGGTTTCGACTGGAAGCGGGTCCGACAAGGATACTTGGACTGGGCCAGACACAGTCCTGACCTGCCGATCATCTGGGGCAAGTTGGCGTTCTACGCTCGCATTGCCGATGACCGCGAAACAGCCCGGGACGCGTTTCAACGGCTGCAGGGCGTTTACTCGGAGGGGTGTTGGGAAACAAAAGATCGCTTCCAGCAGTGCCTGGCATGGGCTTTTGATGACGGCCAGCCCGGCCAGGCGGAATGCATCATCGAACTTGGTGGAGAGCATCCGACCTCGGTTTCTTTCGCGAATCATGGTCGCCAGGTGTTGCCATACATCGAATCGACCTGGGTTTCCAGGTACTCGCCCCAGACCGGCAAACTCATCAAAGAGGACCGGATCTGGCCGAACAGATTCAGCGGACTGACTGCCGACTCTCTCGGCAAGTATATGTTTCTGGCACTGTCCCGTCCCTCCGACGGGGGCTTTAACATTGTCCGTATCGATGCAGCGGATACCGAGCTGAAATTGGTCGGCAGCACGGATGACTCGTTTCAGGCGCTCACCGCATCGCCGACTGGAAATGCGGTCGCGATGATCGCCGAGGGCGGTCAAATCCGTCTCTGGGATCTGACGAGCGAACCCACCCCCTCTCTCACTGTGATCAATGATGTCGGAAAGGACAGTCAATCGCTTGCGATTTCTCCCGATGGAAAATTTGTCGCCTCTGCTCGAGGCCAGACCGTCACTGTCTGGGATGTCAAATCACGAAAAGCACTGCGTACCTGGAACACGCTGGGCAATCCCGTTTACGGAGTGCGGTGGGCGCCGGACGGCAAGAGCATCGCCAGTTTTGGCTGGCACCCCAGCGTGCAGATCTGGAATCCAGACAATGGTCAGCAAATCGCTGAGCTCAAAGGCGACCATGACGGCTACTTCTGCGGCGAGTTCACTCCCGACAGCCAGCTCTTTATTACAGGAACATTTAGCTATGCCCGTCCAAATCCGCCGGGCGAAGTCATTGTCTTTGATCTCGGACAGAACACGATTCGGGCCCGATATCAGGGGCATCGGATGAGCATCTGCGGCATGGCGGTCTCGGCGGAGGGGAACAGATTCGCAACAGCCAGTGACGACGGTTCGATTCGGGTGTGGGCTGTCCCGACGAAATAA